A window of the Calditrichota bacterium genome harbors these coding sequences:
- a CDS encoding reductive dehalogenase: MGLTSIVNFFFLLVTIFYSLLAAGFLITFFLEKNFRALNRGLLIFIPTGALLFTLLFSEFPLKNDILATVDLLAFLFAVAMFVRTPAPLMRKDERQQQRVDERDALFHRFYFLRPGMPEFNAYYQSHQEKRKTDDAIRRLPNLGESGSRGYHPINSLFQTATFDIIGRINRPAYFTPEKKSDFPVGVAPAEMTQRLKGYARYLGADLVGVTELNPAYVYSHNARGEGDWGAPIELNHKYAIAIAVEMKSEMIRQAPDVAVSTESSLRYMDTAKIALIMARFISLLGYDARAHIDGNYRVMCIPIAVDAGLGELGRLGLLVTPKYGARIRLSVVTTDLAVTPDKPIAFGVQHFCEICKKCARNCPSASISNDEKIWVKGVEKWQSQQDTCYRFWRLQGSDCSICINECPYSYPTTPMHNLTRALVKNNNFSRRLSYWGDRLFYGRRNKSSLPLPDWHKK, encoded by the coding sequence ATGGGACTTACGTCAATTGTCAACTTTTTCTTTCTTTTGGTAACCATCTTTTATTCCCTGCTCGCCGCAGGTTTTTTAATCACTTTTTTTCTGGAAAAAAATTTTCGTGCCCTGAACCGGGGACTGCTGATTTTTATCCCGACAGGGGCGCTTCTTTTCACGCTGCTGTTCAGTGAATTCCCTTTAAAAAACGACATTCTGGCGACGGTCGACCTGCTTGCTTTTCTTTTTGCGGTCGCCATGTTCGTTCGCACGCCAGCTCCGCTGATGCGCAAAGACGAAAGACAGCAGCAGCGCGTTGACGAAAGAGATGCGCTTTTCCATCGATTTTACTTTCTGCGTCCGGGTATGCCTGAATTCAACGCCTATTATCAGAGCCATCAGGAAAAAAGAAAAACGGACGACGCGATTCGCCGCTTGCCCAATTTGGGCGAATCCGGATCGCGCGGCTATCATCCGATTAATTCTCTTTTTCAAACAGCCACTTTCGACATCATCGGTCGCATCAATCGACCGGCTTATTTCACCCCAGAAAAAAAATCTGATTTTCCCGTTGGGGTCGCTCCTGCCGAAATGACGCAAAGGCTCAAAGGCTACGCCCGCTATCTGGGTGCAGACCTCGTCGGCGTGACTGAGTTGAATCCGGCTTACGTTTACAGCCACAATGCCCGCGGAGAAGGCGACTGGGGCGCGCCGATTGAACTCAATCACAAATACGCCATTGCCATCGCCGTGGAAATGAAATCGGAAATGATCCGCCAGGCGCCGGATGTGGCTGTGAGCACGGAGAGTTCTTTGCGTTACATGGACACGGCAAAAATTGCGTTGATTATGGCTCGATTTATTAGTCTCCTCGGCTACGACGCCCGCGCCCACATCGACGGCAACTATCGCGTGATGTGCATCCCCATTGCCGTTGACGCCGGCCTCGGCGAATTGGGCAGATTGGGATTGCTTGTGACTCCAAAATACGGAGCCAGAATTCGTCTTTCTGTGGTGACAACAGATTTAGCTGTAACTCCTGACAAACCAATCGCGTTTGGCGTGCAGCATTTTTGTGAAATTTGCAAAAAATGCGCGCGGAATTGCCCTTCCGCTTCCATCAGCAATGACGAGAAAATCTGGGTCAAAGGCGTGGAAAAATGGCAGTCTCAGCAAGACACCTGTTATCGATTCTGGCGATTGCAAGGCTCGGACTGCTCGATCTGCATCAACGAATGTCCTTATTCTTATCCTACCACGCCGATGCACAATCTGACGCGCGCGTTGGTAAAGAACAACAATTTCTCCCGTCGCCTGAGCTATTGGGGGGATCGATTATTTTACGGGAGAAGAAACAAATCGTCATTGCCCTTGCCTGACTGGCACAAAAAATAG